GACGCCGGGTAACTATGAATTGGAAAAATCGGGTGGTGAAGTGATCGATCAGGTGGTGCGTCCCACCGGATTGCTCGATCCCATCATCGAAGTGCGGCCTGTCGCAACACAGGTTGACGATTTGCTTTCCGAAATTCGTCTGCGAGCCGCGATTAACGAACGGGTATTGGTCACCACGCTGACCAAGCGAATGGCGGAAGACCTGACGGAGTATCTGGAAGAACACGGCGAGCGGGTACGTTACCTGCACTCGGATATCGATACTGTCGAGCGTGTGGAAATCATCCGCGATTTACGCCTTGGCGAGTTCGACGTGCTGGTGGGCATCAACCTGCTGCGTGAAGGTCTGGATATGCCTGAAGTGTCGCTGGTGGCGATTCTGGATGCCGATAAAGAGGGCTTCCTGCGCTCTGAACGTTCCCTGATCCAGACGATTGGCCGTGCGGCACGTAACCTGCGCGGCAAAGCTATTCTCTACGGCGACAAGATTACGGCATCAATGGCGAAAGCGATTGGTGAAACGGAGCGTCGCCGCGAGAAGCAGGAAGCCTACAACACCGAGCACGGCATTGTGCCGCAGGGAATCAATAAGAAGATTTCCGATATCCTGCAGTTGGGGCAGCCGACGAACAAAGGCAAAGGGCGTGGCAATCGTAAAGCCGCAGAGCCAGCAGCACGCTATGAACTTATGACGCCGAAGGCGCTGGAACTGAAAATCCGCGAGTTGGAAAGCAAGATGTTGACGCACGCGCAGAACCTTGAATTTGAAGAGGCAGCCGCGCTACGTGATGAAGTACAAGCACTGCGCGCACAATTTATCGCGGTATCTTAACGATGCAAACACTCACTGAGGATCAATGATGGATCAGACTATACCGGGTGTAGAAGTGCTGTTTGTAGCGGGTTTCGGACCGATCGTGAAATCCCTTTCTGCCAGCCATGCGCTCTATGTTGATACGCTGAAGTTGCCGCTGAAGCCCGTTGCGGAAGGGAGTGACTATCTGGTGAGCGATGAGATGGAGGGCGTGAAGCATTTCGCGCTCTGGCCGCTGTCACAGGCTAGCGAGTCCTGTTTCGGACACGAAAGTTGGCCTACGGATCTTCCTGAACCGCAAAGCTGGCTGGAGTTCGAAGTGGCTGACATGGTGGAAGCGACCAGCACGCTGAAAGCGCAAGGATATGTGTTGTTGGTGGAAAACCGTCTTGAGCCTTGGGGACAGCAGGTCACGCGTTTCCTGAGTCCCGAAGGCATTCTGATTGGCGTGACTTATACGCCGTGGCTACGGGATTGACGGGATGTGTAACGTCACCTTTTGCTCTACGAGAAAATGTGTTGGGGAAAACACGACGGTTGCGAATGAAATTTGTGAACCGCTGGTTTTTGCAGCAGAACGAGGTCTTTTTGTCGGATGATTGATCGGGAATTCATCAAAAATAACGCTAAGACATTCATTATTGTGGTGGTAGCGCTGTCCGGTTGGACGCTGTACAACTATCAGCAAAAATTACAGTTTGAAGATTATCGCAATGAACAACTGAATCAGATTCGTGAAAGAGAGCTGGTACTTGTGAAACAAACGTCGGTTGTGGACTTTCGCGAACAGCAGTTGGCCGCACGCGAAGCTGGAGTAAACCAGCAAATTCAACAGCTCACCGAGCGTGAAGGACTGCTCGACCAACGCGCGCAAGGTATCGAACTTTCGGCCAAATCACTGGAGCCTGAACTGAGAATCAACAAAGTGCGTGATGAGCTTTCCGCATTGATGAGTAAATTTTCCGATTTGGGTGTGAATCTCTCATATCTCCCGCCTTGCAATGACGCCGATATGTTGAAGCGTCATTTTCAGGCTAAAGCTATTCTCAATGAGATTGGCAGTCGTGCTCAGGCTGCAAAGATATACGAAGAATACCGTCCTTTCATCAGTATGAATACCCCAACGTTGGGAAGTATAGAACGCTGCCAAAGTCCGACTGCCACGTTAGGTCGTTAGCCCAACAGCTGTAGCGCACGATCGATGGCCTGGCGCAGTAACTCACGGTCGTGATGGTGAGGAACATCTTCTGCGGCCAGCGCCTGCTGCACGACCAGTCGGTCGCCAATCTGGCTGATATCGACTTTTGGACCGACAATCGCAGCATCAACCACGGGTTTCCCTACCTTGTGCTCAATCCAAGATAGCTTCTCCACCAGCGTCAGGCGGGCCGCGGGGTTACTCTGCTCATTGCCCAGATTACCGATGTACACCATGGGGGCGGGCGTGCGGCGGAGCGCCTGTGTCAGATCATCCAGCAGCAACAGCGGCATCAGGCTGGTCAGAAAGCTGCCGGGGCCAATCAAAATCAGGTCAGCCTTTGCGATGGCATCAATCGCCTCGCGTGTGGCCTGCACCGTCGGGTACAGCATCAAATCTTGTGGCAAGGCTGCCAACTGATCGATCTCGACTTCACCATAAACGGGGTTGCCCTGTTCATCAATTGCCATTAAATCGACAGGATGCTCGGACATCGGAATTAAAAAAGCGTCCACTTTGAGCAGGTTGCGAATCAGGTTAATGGCTTCCAGCGGTCGCACGCTCAGGTGGTCGAGCGCTTTTAGCATCAGGTTACCCAGGTTGTGTCCGGCAAGTTCCCCGTTACCGTTAAATCGATACTCAAACATCGCAGATGCCACGCTGGGCGTCGTAATGAGTTGATTCAGGCAGTTGCGGGTATCGCCCCAGGCAATGCCGCCTTCAGAGCGACGGATGCGGCCAGTCGAGCCGCCGTTATCTGTCGTCGTGACAATGCCGGTTAGCCGTGAACCCAGGGAAGAGAGCGAAGACATCACACGACCTAAACCGTGTCCACCTCCGAGTGCGACAACCCTGTCGAGGTCGGCCAACGTGCGATTGCGCATAGAAAACCTTATGAATAAGCCAGAGGAATATGAAAAACGTGTGACAATCGCCGCTAAGGTAGCTGATTTCACCTTAAAACGCGAAAAATCCTCACGCAGGCATGACCTGAGACAATTTCTGCCGCGTATTTTTCCGTATGCTGTACACCATAAGATATTGAAAATTCGCTATATATTTAATTATATACCGATTTTGAGAGTGGTTGACTGGGCTTTTTCGCAGTAGACTGCTTAATGAAATCACGATTCCTGACCGGTTATCTCGCTGCTGTTTAACGGATAACTGAGTGGAATCAAACTCCTAGCCTTGGTGCCTAAGTGATGCGCGTAGTGCGCGTGATACGGTGCCCTGGCCGTGGCCTTCGCGGTCACCAGGGTGCGAGGCAGAAATGCCTGCATCTCCCGAATTTGGAAAGGTGTTTATGGTGAGTCAACTGACTGATGCGTTTGCGCGCAAGTTCTACTATTTGCGTCTGTCTATCACAGACGTCTGCAATTTTCGCTGTACCTACTGTCTGCCAGATGGTTATCAGGCCAATGGCACTAATCCACATCGCTTTTTATCACTCGATGAAATTCGTCGCGTCAGCCGCGCCTTTGCCGAATTAGGGACGGAAAAAGTCCGCCTCACCGGTGGCGAACCGTCTTTGCGCCGTGACTTTGTCGATATCATCGCCGCCATTCGTGAAAACCCCGCGATTCGTACGCTGGCGGTCACGACTAACGGCTATCGCCTTGCGCGGGATGCCGCACAGTGGCGTGACGCGGGGCTAACAGCGCTGAACGTGAGCGTGGACAGTCTGGATGCACGCCAGTTTCATGCGATTACCGGGCAAGACAAATTCCGCCAGGTAATGGACGGCATCGACGCCGCCTTTGACTGCGGTTTTGCCAAAGTCAAAGTTAACACGGTGCTGATGCGTGATGTGAACGCGGGCAGCCTGCAAACCTTTCTCGACTGGATTAAACACCGCCCGATTCAACTACGCTTTATTGAGCTGATGGAAACCGGAGAAGGAGGCGATCTGTTTCGCCGCCACCACGTTTCCGGCGAGGTGATCCGCCAGCAACTACT
The nucleotide sequence above comes from Pectobacterium brasiliense. Encoded proteins:
- the moaA gene encoding GTP 3',8-cyclase MoaA, with the translated sequence MVSQLTDAFARKFYYLRLSITDVCNFRCTYCLPDGYQANGTNPHRFLSLDEIRRVSRAFAELGTEKVRLTGGEPSLRRDFVDIIAAIRENPAIRTLAVTTNGYRLARDAAQWRDAGLTALNVSVDSLDARQFHAITGQDKFRQVMDGIDAAFDCGFAKVKVNTVLMRDVNAGSLQTFLDWIKHRPIQLRFIELMETGEGGDLFRRHHVSGEVIRQQLLQQGWQQQQRARSDGPAQVFSHPDYQGEIGLIMPYEKDFCLSCNRLRVSAIGNLHLCLFGEQGIPLRDLLADDRHLDDLKMRISGGLSTKKQTHFLHEGNSGITQNLSFIGG
- a CDS encoding glyoxalase/bleomycin resistance/dioxygenase family protein, translating into MDQTIPGVEVLFVAGFGPIVKSLSASHALYVDTLKLPLKPVAEGSDYLVSDEMEGVKHFALWPLSQASESCFGHESWPTDLPEPQSWLEFEVADMVEATSTLKAQGYVLLVENRLEPWGQQVTRFLSPEGILIGVTYTPWLRD
- the yvcK gene encoding uridine diphosphate-N-acetylglucosamine-binding protein YvcK: MRNRTLADLDRVVALGGGHGLGRVMSSLSSLGSRLTGIVTTTDNGGSTGRIRRSEGGIAWGDTRNCLNQLITTPSVASAMFEYRFNGNGELAGHNLGNLMLKALDHLSVRPLEAINLIRNLLKVDAFLIPMSEHPVDLMAIDEQGNPVYGEVEIDQLAALPQDLMLYPTVQATREAIDAIAKADLILIGPGSFLTSLMPLLLLDDLTQALRRTPAPMVYIGNLGNEQSNPAARLTLVEKLSWIEHKVGKPVVDAAIVGPKVDISQIGDRLVVQQALAAEDVPHHHDRELLRQAIDRALQLLG